A DNA window from Haliovirga abyssi contains the following coding sequences:
- a CDS encoding HAD-IA family hydrolase — translation MKAVILDMYGVILKEPGEGFISHVHKTFSELDESVIFKYIDMADVGTITSLEMFEALGYKGDLEAIEKEYLDTIKIDESFYDFAKNIKKKYKLGLISNDSSRWSEYLRSKYKVNELFDSISISGDLKYKKPDPRIFNHSLSNLSCLASDCIYADDRRYNMEAANAVGIESILFNSRKVEYTGKQVSSFQELTKHIMYVLKIL, via the coding sequence ATGAAAGCAGTAATCTTAGATATGTATGGTGTGATATTAAAAGAACCAGGAGAAGGCTTTATATCACATGTGCATAAGACATTTTCAGAATTAGACGAATCAGTGATTTTTAAGTATATAGATATGGCGGATGTGGGAACAATAACATCATTAGAGATGTTTGAGGCACTTGGATACAAGGGAGACCTAGAAGCCATTGAGAAAGAATATTTAGATACAATTAAGATTGATGAATCATTTTATGATTTTGCAAAGAACATTAAGAAGAAATATAAGCTAGGGTTAATCTCAAATGATTCCAGTAGATGGAGTGAGTATTTAAGATCAAAGTATAAGGTGAATGAGCTCTTTGACTCAATAAGTATAAGTGGTGATTTGAAATACAAGAAACCTGATCCACGGATTTTTAACCATTCACTTAGTAATCTTTCCTGTTTAGCTTCGGACTGTATTTATGCAGATGATAGAAGATACAATATGGAGGCTGCAAATGCAGTAGGAATTGAGAGTATTCTTTTTAATAGTAGGAAAGTTGAATATACAGGTAAGCAAGTAAGTAGCTTTCAAGAACTAACAAAACATATTATGTATGTGTTAAAAATTTTATAA
- a CDS encoding ABC transporter permease has product MKKIKIYLPFLTSVFQRMLSFRINFFMFTFGGFLETFIIFYLWKAIFISSGKNMIEGFSLNDMLIYVFMSGMIVRLVNSRVVRDVGEEIRDGSIAMNLIKPISYRGRHLFQAIGHSLFQFIFIGIPLWIGVELYRGLVLKENMIGLVTIFYFLISVILSFLLMFFLNFCVGILAFFVINIWGLNHLKGTVISFLSGELIPIAFFPLWAKGVMKYLPFSSINYTPVMIYLEKYQGNIMLEKIFLQLFWVIIMFVISNLLWKKSISRLTVQGG; this is encoded by the coding sequence TTGAAAAAAATAAAAATATATTTGCCATTTTTAACAAGTGTGTTTCAGAGAATGTTAAGTTTTAGAATTAATTTTTTTATGTTTACTTTTGGTGGGTTTTTGGAGACTTTTATAATATTTTATCTTTGGAAAGCTATTTTTATTAGCTCTGGAAAAAATATGATAGAGGGATTCAGTTTAAATGATATGCTTATATATGTTTTTATGAGTGGAATGATTGTTAGGTTGGTAAATTCAAGAGTTGTTAGAGATGTTGGAGAAGAGATAAGAGATGGTAGTATAGCTATGAATTTGATAAAACCAATAAGTTATAGAGGAAGACATCTATTTCAAGCAATTGGGCATTCTCTATTTCAATTTATTTTTATTGGAATACCTTTATGGATTGGAGTTGAACTGTATAGAGGGCTGGTTTTGAAAGAAAATATGATTGGCTTAGTAACTATTTTTTACTTTTTAATAAGTGTTATATTAAGTTTTTTATTGATGTTTTTTCTGAATTTCTGTGTTGGAATACTTGCATTTTTTGTAATAAATATTTGGGGATTAAATCATCTGAAAGGTACAGTTATATCTTTTTTGTCAGGGGAACTGATTCCAATAGCCTTTTTTCCATTATGGGCAAAAGGAGTTATGAAATATTTGCCATTTAGCTCAATTAATTATACCCCTGTAATGATATATCTCGAAAAATATCAAGGGAATATAATGCTGGAAAAAATTTTTTTACAACTATTCTGGGTAATAATTATGTTTGTAATATCTAATCTGTTATGGAAAAAATCGATATCAAGACTAACAGTACAGGGAGGATAA
- a CDS encoding ABC transporter permease, which yields MKKYFKLYRMFLAQYLKGLMEYRVDFFIGLLGFFLVQATGIIFIYLIFQRIPNLNGWSFYQVMFIYGFAQLPRGLDHMFTDNLWALSGRIVAKGEFDKYLLRPINPLFHLIAEVFQPDAFGEIIVGIFLVAVAAGKLGISFSILNILFFILVIVFSTIVYTSIKIIFASLAFWIKYSQAIVYMVYSLSDFAKYPIKIYAGWLQKILTFIIPFAFTAYFPAGYFIGKINFVYAAIGTVLAGVLSFMVAYLVWLQGIKVYESSGS from the coding sequence ATGAAAAAATATTTTAAATTATATAGAATGTTTTTAGCTCAATATTTAAAAGGGTTAATGGAATATAGAGTAGATTTTTTTATTGGACTATTGGGATTCTTTTTAGTTCAAGCTACAGGAATAATATTTATTTATTTGATTTTTCAAAGGATACCAAATTTAAATGGATGGAGTTTTTACCAAGTTATGTTTATTTATGGATTTGCACAACTTCCAAGAGGGTTAGACCATATGTTTACAGATAATTTATGGGCATTAAGTGGTAGAATTGTAGCCAAAGGAGAATTTGACAAATATTTGTTAAGGCCAATAAATCCTTTATTTCATTTGATTGCAGAAGTTTTTCAGCCAGATGCTTTTGGAGAAATTATTGTTGGAATATTTTTAGTTGCAGTTGCAGCAGGAAAATTAGGAATAAGCTTTTCTATTTTAAATATATTGTTTTTTATTTTAGTAATAGTTTTTTCAACTATTGTATATACATCAATTAAAATTATATTTGCTTCACTAGCGTTTTGGATAAAATATAGTCAGGCAATAGTTTATATGGTTTATTCGTTAAGTGATTTTGCGAAATATCCTATAAAAATATATGCAGGATGGCTTCAGAAAATTTTAACATTTATTATTCCATTTGCTTTTACAGCATATTTTCCAGCAGGTTATTTTATAGGTAAAATTAATTTTGTATATGCAGCAATAGGAACAGTTTTGGCGGGAGTATTATCATTTATGGTTGCATATTTGGTTTGGTTACAAGGAATAAAAGTGTATGAGAGTTCGGGAAGTTAA
- a CDS encoding aspartate/glutamate racemase family protein has protein sequence MKTIGLIGGMSWESSAEYYRIINEIVKNQLGDLHSCKSIMYSVDFAEIEKLQHDGKWNELTSIMIKAAQSLESAGADNLIICTNTMHKMANEVQESVRVPLIHIADATGECINKKGYKKVGLLGTKFTMGEEFYRGRLEEKFGIEVLVPSEEDQKVVHKIIYDELVKGVINEQSRKEYKNIIDKFRSQGAEGVILGCTEIPLLIKQEDSSIEIFDTTMIHAKAAVESVLR, from the coding sequence ATGAAGACAATAGGTTTAATAGGTGGTATGAGTTGGGAATCATCAGCAGAGTATTATAGAATAATAAATGAAATTGTAAAGAATCAATTAGGAGATTTACATTCTTGCAAGTCTATTATGTATTCTGTAGATTTTGCTGAAATCGAGAAGCTGCAACATGATGGAAAGTGGAATGAATTGACTAGCATAATGATTAAAGCAGCTCAAAGTCTTGAAAGTGCTGGAGCAGACAATCTTATTATATGTACAAATACTATGCACAAAATGGCTAATGAAGTTCAAGAAAGTGTTAGAGTGCCTTTGATTCATATAGCTGATGCTACCGGCGAGTGTATAAACAAAAAGGGATATAAAAAAGTAGGGCTTCTAGGAACTAAATTTACTATGGGAGAAGAATTCTACAGGGGGAGACTTGAAGAGAAATTTGGAATTGAAGTTCTTGTGCCATCTGAAGAAGATCAAAAGGTAGTTCATAAAATAATATATGATGAACTTGTTAAAGGTGTGATAAATGAACAATCAAGGAAAGAGTACAAAAATATAATAGATAAGTTTAGGAGTCAAGGAGCCGAAGGAGTTATACTTGGGTGCACAGAGATTCCATTGCTGATTAAGCAGGAAGACAGTAGTATCGAGATATTTGATACAACAATGATTCATGCTAAAGCTGCAGTTGAATCAGTTTTGAGGTGA
- a CDS encoding nucleoside phosphorylase, whose protein sequence is MYPILEFDEERKSVINPEDFIEKLENCEYCVITFFKEVLDKLNNEGELKLKSMHYSEMGEHPLYEIEFEGKKIGVYLSGVGGPLAIGMFEEVIAHGYTKFIACGSAGVLDKEIATNKIVIPTSAIRDEGISYHYLPASREVIGNEETIITIEEVLKSKGISYLKGKTWTTDAFFRETIEKVKKRKEEGSVTVEMEAASFMAVAEFRGIKFGQILYGGDDVSGEYWDTREWKDKSVREKIFWLAVEACSKI, encoded by the coding sequence ATGTATCCAATATTAGAATTTGATGAAGAAAGAAAATCGGTAATTAATCCTGAAGATTTTATCGAAAAATTAGAAAATTGTGAATATTGTGTAATTACTTTTTTTAAAGAAGTTTTGGATAAGTTAAATAATGAAGGTGAACTAAAATTGAAAAGTATGCACTATAGTGAAATGGGAGAACATCCTCTTTATGAAATAGAATTTGAGGGCAAGAAAATTGGGGTTTATTTATCTGGAGTTGGCGGCCCACTTGCAATTGGAATGTTTGAAGAAGTAATTGCACATGGGTATACTAAGTTTATTGCTTGTGGTTCTGCAGGAGTATTAGACAAAGAAATAGCAACAAATAAAATTGTAATACCAACTTCTGCAATTAGAGATGAAGGAATTTCTTATCATTATTTACCTGCTTCAAGAGAAGTTATAGGAAATGAAGAAACAATTATAACAATAGAAGAAGTATTAAAGAGTAAAGGAATTAGTTATCTTAAAGGCAAAACTTGGACAACAGATGCATTTTTTAGAGAAACGATAGAAAAAGTAAAAAAAAGAAAAGAAGAAGGAAGCGTTACAGTTGAAATGGAAGCTGCTTCATTTATGGCGGTAGCAGAATTTAGAGGAATAAAATTTGGACAAATTCTTTACGGGGGAGATGATGTAAGTGGAGAATATTGGGATACAAGAGAATGGAAGGATAAATCTGTAAGAGAAAAAATATTTTGGTTAGCTGTTGAAGCGTGTTCTAAAATATAA
- a CDS encoding NAD-dependent epimerase/dehydratase family protein produces MKILVLGGTQFVSWYFVKRFLENGNDVITLNRGTKKGVHGHKIEEIYANRHNAEELNTALEKIEADYIIDVSGYTVSDVKNSYEAVKNKNIEGYIFISSSAVYKESEIFPICEDFSVGENKFWGKYGTNKLEAETFLIDKFKQNEFPAVILRPPYIYGEGNNIYREGFIFDRLKEEKTVVIPNKGKTLIQFIHIEDLFQTVCKIIERKIKGEIFNVGNYEGITFKGWVESCMNAFGKETKIIELDYEKYKYNPRDFFPFYDYQYYLDIRKISDIYTPQISMKEGLEKSLKWYLENEDKVMKRNHYYENSEKIIK; encoded by the coding sequence TTGAAAATATTGGTATTGGGTGGAACTCAATTTGTCAGTTGGTATTTTGTTAAAAGATTTCTTGAAAATGGAAATGACGTAATTACCTTGAATAGAGGCACAAAAAAAGGTGTACATGGACATAAAATCGAAGAAATATATGCAAATAGGCATAATGCTGAAGAATTAAATACAGCACTTGAAAAAATAGAAGCAGATTATATTATAGATGTTTCCGGTTATACTGTTTCAGATGTAAAAAATAGTTATGAAGCAGTTAAAAATAAAAATATCGAAGGTTATATATTTATTAGTTCAAGTGCAGTTTATAAGGAAAGTGAAATATTCCCCATATGTGAGGATTTTTCTGTAGGCGAAAATAAATTTTGGGGAAAGTATGGAACAAATAAATTGGAAGCAGAAACTTTTTTAATTGATAAATTTAAACAAAATGAGTTTCCTGCTGTAATTTTAAGACCACCATATATTTATGGGGAGGGAAATAATATTTACAGAGAAGGATTCATTTTTGATAGACTAAAAGAAGAAAAAACTGTTGTAATTCCAAATAAAGGAAAAACATTGATTCAATTTATACATATTGAAGATCTTTTTCAAACTGTATGTAAAATTATTGAAAGAAAAATCAAAGGGGAAATATTTAACGTTGGGAACTATGAAGGGATAACTTTTAAAGGATGGGTTGAAAGCTGTATGAATGCTTTTGGAAAAGAGACAAAAATAATTGAATTAGACTATGAAAAGTACAAATATAATCCAAGAGATTTTTTTCCTTTTTATGACTATCAGTATTATCTGGATATAAGAAAAATTTCTGATATATATACTCCTCAAATATCAATGAAAGAAGGCTTAGAAAAATCTTTAAAATGGTATTTGGAAAATGAAGATAAAGTTATGAAAAGAAATCATTATTATGAAAATAGTGAAAAAATAATAAAGTAG
- a CDS encoding alpha/beta hydrolase-fold protein: protein MKKNLNLVTGLVLVLMAFGCSNVKKQAITKEKKAPKVKKVITQKVDLKKYRIDNIEGMKFDDFVKILKGSEIKNRQNIVDANFDLLLKSNSFPIIKGELVTFVYKGKTNKVDVTGDFTNNFSGKIPLEKIKGTNLFYKTIKIYINSAVEYKFVVNGSYVNDKLNPNVSNNSYKNSRLLMPEYQLVSERKNRDNIKKGTIVKEIFENKSLISDKNLKRRVQIYLPYNYTEGKKYKVIYFTDGKEYLKDGNAKNILDNMIFDGEIEPVIGVFVDSIERESEYIYNTRDEYIKYFVENMMPKIENKYSVSKNRNDRILVGDSFGGDFVVYLSYKYSDKFKNVICQSGNLMSLYAKGFNSATTVGKFATKESIYNEISQNSNYPVKMFITYGDYEIIGKNSKVLYNLLKKNKTVDSVKLVSYPQGHGFSLWGDTLKEGLIWIINNKNINKKVVEKKEEKKVDVNIEWYTQEKQNKIRDKKKYYFAIGKRSKELFKYSSGDEIVADILNSDRYIELKPEVDNKITIEFPNEDYSKYFIFPFYDINGNGKVDREDILQQSYTKEHILGAGFSYFTIKDWLYYVGLTVFKYEDKVVPFFDYNFIDTEENSWIYIYPFF from the coding sequence TTGAAAAAAAATTTAAATTTAGTAACAGGATTGGTATTAGTATTAATGGCATTTGGATGTTCAAATGTAAAAAAACAGGCAATAACTAAAGAAAAAAAAGCACCTAAGGTAAAGAAGGTAATAACACAAAAGGTAGATTTGAAAAAATATCGTATAGATAATATTGAAGGAATGAAATTTGATGACTTTGTAAAAATTTTAAAAGGAAGTGAAATAAAAAACAGACAAAATATTGTAGATGCAAATTTTGATTTATTATTAAAAAGTAATAGTTTTCCTATAATAAAAGGAGAATTAGTAACTTTTGTGTACAAAGGGAAAACAAATAAAGTTGATGTAACAGGAGATTTTACAAATAATTTTAGTGGAAAGATACCTTTAGAAAAGATAAAAGGAACAAATTTATTTTATAAAACTATAAAAATATATATTAATTCTGCAGTAGAATATAAATTTGTTGTAAACGGTTCTTATGTAAATGATAAATTAAATCCTAATGTTTCGAATAATAGTTATAAAAATTCAAGGCTTCTAATGCCGGAGTATCAATTAGTTTCAGAAAGAAAAAACAGGGATAATATAAAAAAAGGAACAATTGTTAAAGAAATTTTTGAAAATAAAAGTTTGATTAGTGATAAAAATCTAAAAAGAAGAGTACAGATTTATTTGCCATATAATTATACTGAAGGAAAAAAATATAAAGTAATTTATTTTACTGATGGAAAAGAGTATCTAAAAGATGGAAATGCTAAAAATATTTTGGATAATATGATTTTTGATGGAGAGATAGAACCGGTAATTGGAGTTTTTGTGGATTCTATTGAGAGAGAGTCGGAATATATATATAATACGAGAGATGAATACATAAAATATTTTGTTGAAAATATGATGCCTAAGATAGAGAATAAATATTCTGTATCTAAAAATAGAAATGACAGAATTTTAGTTGGAGATTCTTTTGGCGGAGATTTTGTAGTTTATTTGTCATATAAATATTCGGATAAATTTAAAAATGTAATATGTCAATCGGGAAATTTGATGAGTTTATATGCAAAAGGATTTAATAGTGCAACAACTGTAGGAAAATTTGCAACTAAAGAGAGTATATATAATGAAATTTCACAAAATAGTAACTATCCTGTAAAAATGTTTATTACATATGGAGATTATGAAATAATTGGTAAAAACTCAAAAGTTTTATATAATTTATTGAAGAAAAATAAGACGGTGGATTCAGTAAAGCTTGTTTCATATCCACAAGGACACGGATTTTCATTATGGGGTGATACATTAAAAGAGGGGCTTATTTGGATTATTAATAATAAAAATATAAATAAAAAAGTTGTAGAAAAAAAGGAAGAGAAAAAAGTAGATGTTAATATAGAATGGTATACTCAAGAAAAACAAAATAAAATTAGAGATAAAAAGAAATATTATTTTGCAATAGGAAAAAGGTCGAAGGAGTTGTTTAAATACAGTTCTGGAGATGAAATTGTGGCTGATATTTTAAATAGTGATAGATATATTGAATTAAAACCAGAGGTAGATAATAAAATAACAATAGAGTTTCCAAATGAAGATTATTCTAAATATTTTATTTTTCCATTTTATGATATAAATGGTAATGGAAAAGTGGACAGAGAGGATATTTTACAACAATCTTATACTAAGGAGCATATATTAGGTGCAGGTTTTTCTTATTTTACAATAAAAGATTGGTTGTATTATGTTGGACTTACTGTTTTTAAATATGAGGATAAAGTAGTCCCATTTTTTGATTATAATTTTATAGATACAGAAGAAAATTCATGGATATATATATATCCGTTTTTTTAA
- a CDS encoding flavodoxin family protein, with protein MKIAIINGSPRSDENSGFIAKKANEYLEKLGAESSIINVNEVLKDLEFPFCTACTTPCIQKCENNSPKLKEAFDILRESQGVIMISPVYFGTVTGQLKAFWDLGRHLRNEKALYKKPGIAVAVGASRFGGQETTVRTMIDMMLIQGMSVTGDGFDDNLGHQGVCFQKKSSDDLEGVKSLERGTKRLLEILS; from the coding sequence ATGAAAATAGCAATAATAAATGGTAGTCCAAGAAGTGATGAAAATAGCGGGTTTATAGCAAAAAAAGCAAATGAATACCTAGAAAAATTAGGAGCAGAGAGTTCAATTATAAATGTAAACGAAGTTTTAAAAGATTTAGAATTTCCATTTTGTACCGCATGTACCACTCCTTGTATACAAAAGTGTGAAAATAATAGTCCTAAGTTAAAAGAAGCATTTGATATATTAAGAGAATCGCAAGGGGTAATAATGATATCTCCAGTTTACTTTGGAACAGTTACAGGGCAACTAAAAGCGTTTTGGGATTTAGGAAGACATCTTAGAAATGAAAAAGCTCTATATAAAAAACCTGGAATAGCAGTGGCAGTTGGAGCAAGTAGATTTGGTGGTCAAGAAACAACAGTTAGGACAATGATAGATATGATGTTAATACAAGGGATGAGTGTTACAGGAGATGGTTTTGATGATAATCTAGGGCATCAAGGTGTATGTTTTCAAAAAAAATCATCTGATGATTTAGAAGGAGTAAAAAGTTTAGAAAGAGGAACTAAAAGATTATTAGAAATATTAAGCTAA
- a CDS encoding response regulator: MGNKVLIVDDMLFMRVTLKKMLEEVGFEVVAEAENGEDGIAKYKKFLPDIVTLDITMPEMNGIEALEEIKKINPDVKVVMISAMGQQPNVIKAVKLGAKGFIVKPFKIEKIKEAMLPLMEK; encoded by the coding sequence ATGGGAAATAAAGTACTGATTGTTGATGATATGTTATTTATGAGAGTAACTTTAAAAAAAATGTTAGAAGAAGTAGGATTTGAAGTTGTAGCTGAAGCTGAAAATGGAGAAGATGGAATTGCAAAATATAAAAAGTTTCTTCCAGATATAGTAACTTTGGACATTACTATGCCTGAAATGAATGGAATAGAAGCATTAGAAGAGATAAAAAAAATAAATCCAGATGTAAAAGTAGTAATGATTTCAGCAATGGGACAACAACCAAATGTTATAAAAGCAGTTAAACTTGGAGCAAAAGGTTTTATTGTAAAACCATTTAAAATAGAAAAAATAAAAGAAGCAATGTTACCTTTAATGGAAAAATAG
- a CDS encoding GntR family transcriptional regulator — MELKIYRDSNFTIHIQLKEQLKGLILNNILENGMQLPTVRQLGEFLRINKNTVSKVYKELEVEGYVYSVKGRGTFVSNTDKPQKTREFLKVVDSMLNMGIKNSISLEEIWGIVYSRSQHYKVLQGDIKKRKFAFIECNDISTKDFEKMLKLELPDVEMDGILIEDLQNNYEKVKKEVEDIQLIVIPYIHYEEVKKELKNLGKEVIIIGTNQTLKILTSSKKIKNKIVGVIGFSADDEIAISRQFNKIDVKEFNYYGGLDEVGEDKLRPFLRKVDSLIICSSIIEDIVNKLKPKKPYVLFEGKYDKNDFKPLVEIFSHKK; from the coding sequence ATGGAATTAAAAATATATAGGGATAGTAATTTTACTATACATATTCAGCTAAAAGAACAATTAAAAGGATTGATACTAAACAATATACTTGAAAATGGGATGCAGCTTCCAACAGTGAGACAACTAGGGGAATTTTTAAGAATAAATAAAAATACAGTCTCAAAAGTGTATAAAGAATTAGAAGTTGAAGGGTATGTTTATTCTGTAAAGGGAAGAGGAACTTTTGTAAGTAATACAGACAAACCTCAAAAAACAAGAGAATTTTTGAAGGTTGTGGACAGTATGTTGAATATGGGGATAAAAAATAGTATCTCTTTAGAAGAAATTTGGGGAATTGTATATTCTAGAAGTCAACATTATAAAGTGTTGCAAGGAGATATAAAAAAGAGGAAATTTGCTTTTATAGAATGTAATGATATTTCAACAAAAGATTTTGAAAAAATGTTAAAATTAGAACTTCCAGATGTAGAGATGGATGGAATTTTAATAGAAGATTTACAAAATAATTATGAGAAGGTAAAAAAAGAGGTAGAGGATATTCAATTGATAGTAATTCCTTATATTCATTATGAAGAAGTAAAAAAAGAGTTAAAAAATCTTGGTAAGGAAGTTATAATTATAGGTACAAATCAAACTTTAAAAATATTAACATCTAGCAAAAAAATAAAAAACAAAATAGTTGGGGTTATTGGATTTTCAGCAGATGATGAGATTGCAATATCTAGACAATTTAATAAGATAGATGTAAAGGAATTTAACTATTACGGAGGATTAGATGAAGTTGGCGAAGATAAATTAAGACCTTTTTTAAGGAAAGTTGATTCGTTAATAATTTGTTCAAGTATAATAGAGGATATTGTAAACAAATTAAAACCCAAAAAACCATATGTTCTTTTTGAAGGAAAATATGACAAAAATGATTTTAAGCCGTTAGTAGAGATATTTTCGCATAAAAAATAG
- the recA gene encoding recombinase RecA, with translation MAKKPSKVDSNKEKALDAAIKQIRKGFGDGAIMKLGENTKMNIDVIPTGSINLDLALGIGGVPRGRVVEVYGPESSGKTTLALHIIAEAQKKNGVAAFIDAEHALDPEYAKNLGVDIEELLISQPDTGEQALEIADMLARSGAVDIVVIDSVAALVPKAEIDGEMGDSHMGLQARLMSQALRKLTGTLSKSQTLMLFINQIREKIGGFGSFGPNETTTGGRALKFYASVRLDVRRVGRVKQGEDIIGSEVKVKVTKNKVAPPFKEARFEIMYGTGISRAGEVLNMAIDHDIVSKSGSWFSYGDMRLGQGRENVKARFIEEKELFAEIEKKVYEKLMPIEQEEVKDELLENNEDNKE, from the coding sequence ATGGCAAAAAAACCAAGTAAAGTTGATAGTAATAAAGAAAAAGCATTAGATGCTGCTATAAAACAGATAAGAAAAGGCTTTGGTGACGGAGCAATTATGAAGTTGGGTGAAAACACAAAGATGAATATAGATGTTATACCAACAGGAAGTATAAATTTAGATTTAGCATTAGGGATTGGTGGAGTGCCAAGAGGAAGAGTTGTAGAAGTGTATGGTCCGGAATCATCTGGAAAAACTACATTGGCATTGCATATAATAGCAGAAGCACAAAAAAAGAATGGAGTAGCTGCATTTATAGATGCAGAACATGCCTTAGATCCTGAATATGCTAAAAATCTTGGAGTAGATATAGAAGAACTTTTAATATCTCAACCTGATACAGGAGAACAAGCTTTGGAGATTGCAGATATGTTAGCTAGAAGTGGAGCAGTGGATATAGTAGTTATAGATTCAGTAGCTGCATTAGTTCCTAAAGCAGAAATTGATGGAGAAATGGGAGATTCTCATATGGGGCTTCAAGCTAGATTAATGTCTCAAGCGTTAAGAAAACTTACAGGAACATTGTCAAAATCACAAACTTTAATGTTGTTTATAAATCAAATTAGAGAAAAAATAGGTGGATTTGGAAGTTTTGGACCAAATGAAACAACTACTGGAGGAAGAGCATTAAAATTTTACGCTTCAGTTAGGTTAGATGTAAGGAGAGTGGGGAGAGTAAAACAGGGTGAAGATATAATTGGGAGTGAAGTAAAAGTAAAAGTTACTAAAAATAAAGTAGCACCTCCATTTAAAGAAGCAAGATTTGAAATTATGTATGGAACAGGAATATCAAGAGCTGGAGAAGTTTTGAATATGGCAATTGATCATGATATTGTATCTAAAAGTGGTTCTTGGTTTAGTTATGGAGATATGAGATTGGGGCAAGGTAGAGAAAATGTAAAAGCTAGATTTATAGAAGAAAAAGAGCTATTTGCAGAGATAGAAAAAAAAGTATATGAAAAGCTTATGCCAATAGAACAGGAAGAAGTGAAAGATGAATTGCTTGAAAATAACGAAGATAATAAAGAATAA
- a CDS encoding regulatory protein RecX — translation MNCLKITKIIKNKVYFTNEEKEEILNLNKYLLYKYKIVIGKEISIEDFDKMVEELIREKAIYLLSRRDYSEKELKLKLKEKYNYSEKIDKVMSVLLERGYIDNFRYAVNFIENKKFGYIRMKYELNLKGISEDMISKIYEISDFDEKEFLKYHLKKVKNRDREKKIAYLMRRGFKFEDITKMIGRDEDEYSDSI, via the coding sequence ATGAATTGCTTGAAAATAACGAAGATAATAAAGAATAAAGTTTATTTTACAAATGAAGAGAAAGAAGAGATATTAAATTTAAATAAATATTTATTGTATAAATATAAAATAGTAATAGGAAAAGAGATTAGTATAGAAGATTTTGATAAAATGGTAGAAGAGTTAATTAGAGAAAAGGCAATTTATCTGTTATCTAGAAGAGATTACAGTGAAAAAGAGTTAAAATTAAAATTAAAAGAAAAGTATAATTATAGCGAAAAAATAGATAAAGTAATGTCAGTTTTATTGGAAAGAGGATATATTGATAATTTCAGATATGCAGTTAATTTTATAGAAAACAAGAAATTTGGATATATAAGAATGAAATATGAATTGAATTTAAAAGGAATATCGGAAGATATGATTTCAAAAATATATGAAATTTCTGATTTTGATGAAAAAGAGTTTTTAAAATATCATTTAAAAAAAGTTAAAAATAGAGATAGAGAAAAAAAGATAGCATATTTAATGAGAAGAGGATTTAAATTTGAAGATATAACAAAAATGATAGGTCGTGATGAAGATGAATATTCGGACTCAATATGA